In one Diprion similis isolate iyDipSimi1 chromosome 6, iyDipSimi1.1, whole genome shotgun sequence genomic region, the following are encoded:
- the LOC124407507 gene encoding innexin shaking-B isoform X3, which produces MLDIFRGLKNLIKVSHIHIDSAVFRLHYSITVMLLVAFSLIVTTRQYVGNPIDCIHSKDLPEDVLNTYCWIHSTYTITAAYKKKEGSEVPFPGVDNSKAHPESEKKVYRYYQWVCFMLFLQAILFYTPRWLWKGWEGGKIHALMMDLDIGICSEVEKKQKKKLLLDYLWENLRYHNWWAYRYYLCEVLALINVIGQMFLMNRFFDGAFLTFGIDVLRFLESDQEDRVDPMIFVFPRMTKCTFYKYGVGGEVEKHDAVCILPLNVVNEKIYVFLWFWFLLLGALSFMTVVYRIVIIFSPRMRVYLLRLRFRLVRREAVETIVRRSKMGDWFLLYMLGENLDTVIYRDVMHDLANKLASRHHHSVPGIKGELQEA; this is translated from the exons ATGTTGGACATATTTCGCGGTCTGAAGAACCTAATCAAAGTTTCTCACATCCACATCGACTCGGCGGTATTCAGACTCCACTACAGCATCACTGTCATGCTGCTCGTCGCCTTCTCCCTGATCGTTACCACCCGGCAGTACGTCGGCAATCCGATAGACTGTATTCACAGCAAGGACCTGCCGGAGGATGTCCTGAATACCTACTGCTGGATTCATAGCACATACACGATAACAGCGGCCTATAAAAAGAAGGAGGGCTCGGAAGTGCCATTTCCCGGAGTCGACAACTCCAAGGCCCATCCGGAGAGTGAGAAGAAGGTCTACAGGTACTATCAGTGGGTCTGCTTCATGCTCTTCCTCCAG GCAATTCTGTTCTACACACCGCGATGGTTGTGGAAAGGATGGGAAGGTGGGAAGATCCACGCGCTTATGATGGATCTGGATATTGGCATCTGCTCAGAAGtcgaaaagaaacaaaagaagaagcTGCTACTAGATTATTTGTGGGAAAACCTGAGGTACCACAACTGGTGGGCGTATAGGTACTACCTCTGTGAGGTTTTGGCCCTCATTAACGTCATTG gtCAAATGTTTCTAATGAACCGGTTCTTCGATGGAGCATTCCTGACCTTTGGTATCGACGTTCTGAGGTTCCTTGAATCCGACCAGGAGGACCGAGTCGATCCGATGATCTTCGTCTTTCCGCGGATGACGAAGTGTACTTTTTACAAGTACGGAGTTGGCGGGGAGGTGGAGAAACATGACGCAGTCTGCATACTGCCTCTGAACGTAGTAAACGAGAAGATTTATGTCTTCCTCTGGTTTTGGTTCCTACTTCTCGGTGCTCTAAGCTTCATGACCGTCGTGTACAGG ATCGTGATAATATTCTCACCACGAATGAGGGTCTACCTGTTGAGACTGAGATTTCGCCTCGTCCGAAGAGAAGCTGTGGAGACGATAGTCAGACGGAGTAAAATGGGAGACTGGTTCCTCCTCTACATGCTAGGGGAGAATCTGGACACAGTGATATACAGGGACGTGATGCACGACCTGGCCAACAAGTTGGCATCGAGGCATCATCACAGCGTCCCCGGCATTAAAGGCGAGCTCCAGGAGGCGTAG
- the LOC124407507 gene encoding innexin shaking-B isoform X2, which translates to MPIMLKMIDIFGSIRSLFKVQRVSEDTLIFRLHYRATVALLLASCLTLACKSLSGSPIHCEAAGSVDKIVLETFCWLHTTYSMVHAFNMSLGQAVPYPGVFNSKAVVHGHGPQPLVKQHKYYQWVIFALLFQAILFYTPRWLWKGWEGGKIHALMMDLDIGICSEVEKKQKKKLLLDYLWENLRYHNWWAYRYYLCEVLALINVIGQMFLMNRFFDGAFLTFGIDVLRFLESDQEDRVDPMIFVFPRMTKCTFYKYGVGGEVEKHDAVCILPLNVVNEKIYVFLWFWFLLLGALSFMTVVYRIVIIFSPRMRVYLLRLRFRLVRREAVETIVRRSKMGDWFLLYMLGENLDTVIYRDVMHDLANKLASRHHHSVPGIKGELQEA; encoded by the exons ATGCCGATCATGCTAAAAATGATCGATATCTTTGGCTCGATCAGATCGTTGTTCAAGGTCCAACGGGTTTCTGAAGACACGCTGATCTTCCGACTACATTACCGAGCCACAGTCGCTCTACTATTGGCTAGTTGCTTGACATTGGCATGCAAGAGCTTATCCGGATCACCAATTCACTGCGAAGCTGCTGGTTCTGTCGACAAAATAGTATTGGAGACGTTTTGCTGGTTACACACGACGTACAGCATGGTACACGCGTTCAACATGAGCCTGGGTCAGGCGGTTCCATACCCGGGTGTTTTCAATAGTAAAGCTGTCGTCCATGGCCACGGTCCACAGCCCTTGGTCAAACAGCACAAATACTATCAGTGGGTCATCTTCGCACTTCTCTTCCAA GCAATTCTGTTCTACACACCGCGATGGTTGTGGAAAGGATGGGAAGGTGGGAAGATCCACGCGCTTATGATGGATCTGGATATTGGCATCTGCTCAGAAGtcgaaaagaaacaaaagaagaagcTGCTACTAGATTATTTGTGGGAAAACCTGAGGTACCACAACTGGTGGGCGTATAGGTACTACCTCTGTGAGGTTTTGGCCCTCATTAACGTCATTG gtCAAATGTTTCTAATGAACCGGTTCTTCGATGGAGCATTCCTGACCTTTGGTATCGACGTTCTGAGGTTCCTTGAATCCGACCAGGAGGACCGAGTCGATCCGATGATCTTCGTCTTTCCGCGGATGACGAAGTGTACTTTTTACAAGTACGGAGTTGGCGGGGAGGTGGAGAAACATGACGCAGTCTGCATACTGCCTCTGAACGTAGTAAACGAGAAGATTTATGTCTTCCTCTGGTTTTGGTTCCTACTTCTCGGTGCTCTAAGCTTCATGACCGTCGTGTACAGG ATCGTGATAATATTCTCACCACGAATGAGGGTCTACCTGTTGAGACTGAGATTTCGCCTCGTCCGAAGAGAAGCTGTGGAGACGATAGTCAGACGGAGTAAAATGGGAGACTGGTTCCTCCTCTACATGCTAGGGGAGAATCTGGACACAGTGATATACAGGGACGTGATGCACGACCTGGCCAACAAGTTGGCATCGAGGCATCATCACAGCGTCCCCGGCATTAAAGGCGAGCTCCAGGAGGCGTAG